GTTGAGACTGAACATCCGTGCTTGAAGGAGACGAATCCTCCTTTGAGGACAGGTCATTTTCAGGGTCCTGGTCCTGTGTGCTTTCTGTTACGTCGAAAGTTTGACTTAATTCAGGATCATCTGAGGATTCAGAGTCTGAGGATTCTGAGTCAGAGGTGACGTTGGAATCTGTAATTCTCTTTGAGCCCTCGTATTCATTCATGATTGAGTTGGTGGTATGACATTCCTCCTCATTATTATCGAATGCTTCCTCACTCGAAAGGGATCCTCTGGCACTCACCACCTCTTCAGAGCAAGGAGAATCCACCTCTTCAGTGATACTTCCACCACCAGCATTGCTTGTTTCACCATTTGCATTTAACTTACAAGGTTCACTGATATGTTTAAGGAGCCGGCGACACTGCCTCCGTAGTTTCTCATATTCCTTTCTGCAAAAAGTAACAACCAATAAATCTACGGCCAAACCTTATCGACTTATTAATCAGTTAAACATATAAATGGATGGGagatttttgtaaaaaaaggtaaaagaaaatgaatagaGTCCACTACATGGGTAACAAACTCATGTTTGTATGACTGTACCTGTTCTGGACCTTAGTAGTATCTCTTTCTTCTTTGGTACTTCTCAGGTCATAGCTGCAGAAAGAAGTCGAGATCATAATCATTATGACTAGGCCATATGCATATTCTTGATATACAGAAATAAGCTTGAAAGTAAAACATTGGCAggtcaaaatatatttaagtaATGTCAAACGCATGTTGATGACAGAGATGGCACTAACCCTCAAGAAGGGGAAGTGAGGTCAGTACATCCTAAACATTAAAGCTAAGGACTGGATAAGGGAACTTTTGTTGGACCAAAGAAGGAACACGAAAACTATGTTCAGAGACATTAATAATCAAATGGTTTATTACAAGCAAACACAAACATCAAGAAGCAATGAGTTTCATGAGACCTGATCTACCCTTACTCTTCAGTTATTTACATCTCACaaacagaaattaaactattaatgcAATGTTCATCCACAAgcagaaaatgagaaaacatTGCCACTcagatatcttattcctgaagtGAGTAAACTTACACTCCAAGAAGAAACGGCCAAACCTCTCCCCTAATACTAGGATCAACACCCTGCATAAAGCAAGGTATAAAATCAAACTCAAGCAGTTACCAACTACAACAATTAACTTGCAGCTATATGAAAGCATAACTCACTCCGCTTCGAACTTTTTTCAGGAATTTAACTCCATTGTCACGAAGCTTTCCATCTGGAGTGAACAAACTTTTCCACTGCTGAGGTGAGAGTATATGCTTCCTTTTTCTCCGGGACCATGGGGATTTAAGGCGACCCCTGAAAATTAGCAATATCACCAATTATTACTTGATCAATGAGAGGCCGTGTTAACAAAATCGAAAGAGTACAAGGTTCCCAAGTCACAAGATTATTGGGCACAATCATGTTTGGTAGCATAAGGAcaaaatttactaattatcACTGCCTGCATATAACTCCAAAGaaagaatttgagatgaaaagAGCATATCCTTCCGCAGAAAAAGTATGAGATGAAAAGCAATACAGAGCATGCAGCATTATCAAGTTCCATAACTTAACAGTTAACAATTAGAAAATGACCAGCTGATATTTGAAAAAACTTCCTAACTCAAGTAACTACTACAGAGAACTACTTTAAATTCCACATGTTTGTTTAAAGGTTTATATTCAAAGAAGATGCTAACTGTCCACTAATACAAGAACCAGCACAGTAgcgatatatttttttcatgtagCAACttgaaagtaaaaagaaatttgttaGCTTCTTTGTAGCCGTCCAAGAGAAAGGTTCATTCATCTTGCATCCTAAATAAAGCAACCAAAATACTTCTCAGAAAActaatacaaatatacaatGGTAAATAAGTTCACACAAGGCGTGGAAGAGCCTAATATCAACAGGTTCAGATGTTGGCATGGTTATATCTCTTTGAAGTGTGAAAGTACTGGTTCTGTGGAATATCTATAATATACTCATATATAATGTTGTCATTCAAAATAAGAATTGATGCAAAATATAGATACTGGATGAGATTAGCAGGGTGAATTAAAACTTGAGGTAGCTGAATATGAACTATTGCTAAGGTCATAACACAAATGAACTAGACAACAACTGTTAGATATCACAAAGTTTAATCGGCCAACTTTCTGATTGAGGTTCTGGACTCAACTTTCAACCTCGAGCATGAGGTCCACAACCTTGGTGTTTACAGCCATGCACAAAACATCACAGTGATTTAGTGTTCACAGCCATGCACAAAACCAGTTATATCACCACCTTAAAATATGTTGAAAGACAATAGTGTATTCAgattattgagaaaaaatagatatttatGGTCGCATACTAAATCTCCCAAAACGTTCCAGGTCTATAAAGCATGATTTGAtgtaaaaatttgatcttcCATCTTGTTCAAGAATCAAGACTTAAAAGAAGCTTCAGAGAAAATCGATGTACAGCACTGGAAAGTAGGTCAATAACCAATTTCTACTTCGAgggagattttatttttcatcccATCTATATCCTTTTCCTACTTGGACAAAACTACAAATGTAAATACAATGACTCAAAATTTAGAAGTTTACAACCTTGGTGACCTTGCATAGATTACActttaatttgacaaaatcCAATATAAGGGCAAGAATGAGTGCTTTATTAATCAAGCACTAATTATTCAACACCAGTCGATCATTCAAAGTAGTATATTAGCCCATTTTGGctgacaaataaaaaaagatatttcATATTACCAAGTCAAATTAATACTCTACTTATTACTCTTACATATCAATCCTAACAACTAAACTAACTGAAGCGTACACCTAGGCGTAGGGCTATGACCAGCAACACGAAGAAATGGACAGCTATGAATCGAGCTGCAAAGAAGCGGCAGATTGAATGGTAGGGTAAGTGATATGAGATTGAAAAAAGCTCATGTTTTGGAAGTATAAACTCAAGATCTGAACTAAAAGATTAGAAAAAAACTAAGTAGGTGTTttaatttagagagagaaagaagagactCACCGGtcagaagaggaagaagaacaAGAGGCTGGTGAGGAGTTGGAGGAAGCTACTATGAAGAGAACCGATCTCAAATGAATCCACGACGAAGACGGTGGAGACGACGACGTATTTGAAGACGGTGACGAAGATTTTGACGAAGTCTGACTTCGTCTTAGAGCTCTCATCTATGAAGTCTTTATGAGTTATCACTCCTAAAATTTTTGCcctaatctaattaaattaagtctCCCTAGGGTTTACAACACCGGATTGAGAAAATTTCCTGTGACACTGTAGCTCTTTACCTAGAAGTGTAGAAGACTGCGGCGGCTAAGGCGAGGCCAGCAAACGCCGTGAAGGCGAGGGTGAGGCCGCCGTTGGACGCCGCATCCCTCCAGAAtcctccaccgccgccgcctccgaTGAAGACCACCCTGCTCAGCTCGCCGATTCTGCTCCCGATGGCTTGGACCGCCGCGGCGCCGCCGGCTAGCATGGGGTGGATGCGCGGAATGACGAATCTGCCCCTGGGAACGCCTTGTTGATTATCCACCATCAACCAACTGAATACCACCAGCAACCTCCGCTTTAATGCTTCCCTCCtctcctctttttctttcactcctttcccacttttttattttgatttcatttttttttctcctttgaGGGCTTTTGTCTTCTCTCTGCGATGATGCGATCTATGTATCCATagattttctctctctagagtTTTGcttttggagagagagagattgggAGTGAAACGACGCCGTGTGAACCGTTATGATATGACCATTACCACCTTTGTGTGAGTGTCATcttataaattcaataattttgacgatttatatttactaaattacaactaaataaaattaaaccacAGTGTGATGGGCTTGTTTTGCGTACTAGGCTCGAAATCAAATTCATTATTCGATTATCAATTACTATAAACAATTCCAACtttatataatactaaaattttatcattcaaattGAGAACGTGTTTTGAGTTTATCTTATCTTCGACCTTTTATCAAGCTATTCATTGTAGAATCGTGTCGCACGAGACATGAGCGGCATGGTGTGATGTTCTTAGACTTATCACTAAAAGTCtattcaaagtttcaaattcaagtaattaagattaaaaatagtttctaGTTATGCATTCGAATATGGTTATATTACTATTCTCTTATCATTATCttttagtaatattaatacttttgaaatttaaaaatatgtttcaTTTTCGAAAACTTGGATAGACTACTGATAGACGAATATATCAAAAGTGTGaaattatgcaaataatggtAAGTAgccattattaaaatattataattatgaagACAATTGAAAATCTTTACACCGTGAAGGACCATCTTACATTATTNNNNNNNNNNNNNNNNNNNNNNNNNNNNNNNNNNNNNNNNNNNNNNNNNNNNNNNNNNNNNNNNNNNNNNNNNNNNNNNNNNNNNNNNNNNNNNNNNNNNNNNNNNNNNNNNNNNNNNNNNNNNNNNNNNNNNNNNNNNNNNNNNNNNNNNNNNNNNNNNNNNNNNNNNNNNNNNNNNNNNNNNNNNNNNNNNNNNNNNNNNNNNNNNNNNNNNNNNNNNNNNNNNNNNNNNNNNNNNNNNNNNNNNNNNNNNNNNNNNNNNNNNNNNNNNNNNNNNNNNNNNNNNNNNNNNNNNNNNNNNNNNNNNNNNNNNNNNNNNNNNNNNNNNNNNNNNNNNNNNNNNNNNNNNNNNNNNNNNNNNNNNNNNNNNNNNNNNNNNNNNNNNNNNNNNNNNNNNNNNNNNNNNNNNNNNNNNNNNNNNNNNNNNNNNNNNNNNNNNNNNNNNNNNNNNNNNNNNNNNNNNNNNNNNNNNNNNNNNNNNNNNNNNNNNNNNNNNNNNNNNNNNNNNNNNNNNNNNNNNNNNNNNNNNNNNNNNNNNNNNNNNNNNNNNNNNNNNNNNNNNNNNNNNNNNNNNNNNNNNNNNNNNNNNNNNNNNNNNNNNNNNNNNNNNNNNNNNNNNNNNNNNNNNNNNNNNNNNNNNNNNNNNNNNNNNNNNNNNNNNNNNNNNNNNNNNNNNNNNNNNNNNNNNNNNNNNNNNNNNNNNNNNNNNNNNNNNNNNNNNNNNNNNNNNNNNNNNNNNNNNNNNNNNNNNNNNNNNNNNNNNNNNNNNNNNNNNNNNNNNNNNNNNNNNNNNNNNNNNNNNNNNNNNNNNNNNNNNNNNNNNNNNNNNNNNNNNNNNNNNNNNNNNNNNNNNNNNNNNNNNNNNNNNNNNNNNNNNNNNNNNNNNNNNNNNNNNNNNNNNNNNNNNNNNNNNNNNNNNNNNNNNNNNNNNNNNNNNNNNNNNNNNNNNNNNNNNNNNNNNNNNNNNNNNNNNNNNNNNNNNNNNNNNNNNNNNNNNNNNNNNNNNNNNNNNNNNNNNNNNNNNNNNNNNNNNNNNNNNNNNNNNNNNNNNNNNNNNNNNNNNNNNNNNNNNNNNNNNNNNNNNNNNNNNNNNNNNNNNNNNNNNNNNNNNNNNNNNNNNNNNNNNNNNNNNNNNNNNNNNNNNNNNNNNNNNNNNNNNNNNNNNNNNNNNNNNNNNNNNNNNNNNNNNNNNNNNNNNNNNNNNNNNNNNNNNNNNNNNNNNNNNNNNNNNNNNNNNNNNNNNNNNNNNNNNNNNNNNNNNNNNNNNNNNNNNNNNNNNNNNNNNNNNNNNNNNNNNNNNNNNNNNNNNNNNNNNNNNNNNNNNNNNNNNNNNNNNNNNNNNNNNNNNNNNNNNNNNNNNNNNNNNNNNNNNNNNNNNNNNNNNNNNNNNNNNNNNNNNNNNNNNNNNNNNNNNNNNNNNNNNNNNNNNNNNNNNNNNNNNNNNNNNNNNNNNNNNNNNNNNNNNNNNNNNNNNNNNNNNNNNNNNNNNNNNNNNNNNNNNNNNNNNNNNNNNNNNNNNNNNNNNNNNNNNNNNNNNNNNNNNNNNNNNNNNNNNNNNNNNNNNNNNNNNNNNNNNNNNNNNNNNNNNNNNNNNNNNNNNNNNNNNNNNNNNNNNNNNNNNNNNNNNNNNNNNNNNNNNNNNNNNNNNNNNNNNNNNNNNNNNNNNNNNNNNNNNNNNNNNNNNNNNNNNNNNNNNNNNNNNNNNNNNNNNNNNNNNNNNNNNNNNNNNNNNNNNNNNNNNNNNNNNNNNNNNNNNNNNNNNNNNNNNNNNNNNNNNNNNNNNNNNNNNNNNNNNNNNNNNNNNNNNNNNNNNNNNNNNNNNNNNNNNNNNNNNNNNNNNNNNNNNNNNNNNNNNNNNNNNNNNNNNNNNNNNNNNNNNNNNNNNNNNNNNNNNNNNNNNNNNNNNNNNNNNNNNNNNNNNNNNNNNNNNNNNNNNNNNNNNNNNNNNNNNNNNNNNNNNNNNNNNNNNNNNNNNNNNNNNNNNNNNNNNNNNNNNNNNNNNNNNNNNNNNNNNNNNNNNN
The genomic region above belongs to Salvia hispanica cultivar TCC Black 2014 unplaced genomic scaffold, UniMelb_Shisp_WGS_1.0 HiC_scaffold_84, whole genome shotgun sequence and contains:
- the LOC125200197 gene encoding rab GTPase-activating protein 22-like isoform X1: MVDNQQGVPRGRFVIPRIHPMLAGGAAAVQAIGSRIGELSRVVFIGGGGGGGFWRDAASNGGLTLAFTAFAGLALAAAVFYTSRGRLKSPWSRRKRKHILSPQQWKSLFTPDGKLRDNGVKFLKKVRSGGVDPSIRGEVWPFLLGVYDLRSTKEERDTTKVQNRKEYEKLRRQCRRLLKHISEPCKLNANGETSNAGGGSITEEVDSPCSEEVVSARGSLSSEEAFDNNEEECHTTNSIMNEYEGSKRITDSNVTSDSESSDSESSDDPELSQTFDVTESTQDQDPENDLSSKEDSSPSSTDVQSQPFSRENFATWQRIIRLDAIRANEDWISYSPSQATVTDAKAHRAAEAVRLKDYEHLIPSRIFHAARLVAILEAYAMYDPEIGYCQGMSDLLSPIIAVVTEDHEAFWCFVGFMKKARHNFRLDEVGIRRQLNIVSKIIKYKDSHLYRHLEELQAEDCFFVYRMVVVLFRRELTFEQTLCLWEVVWADQAAIRAGIGKSAWSRIRQRAPPTDDLLLYAIAASVLQRRKQIVEKYNSMDEILRECNSMAGHLDVWKLLDDAHHLVVNLHDKIETH
- the LOC125200197 gene encoding rab GTPase-activating protein 22-like isoform X2; amino-acid sequence: MRALRRSQTSSKSSSPSSNTSSSPPSSSWIHLRSVLFIVASSNSSPASCSSSSSDRGRLKSPWSRRKRKHILSPQQWKSLFTPDGKLRDNGVKFLKKVRSGGVDPSIRGEVWPFLLGVYDLRSTKEERDTTKVQNRKEYEKLRRQCRRLLKHISEPCKLNANGETSNAGGGSITEEVDSPCSEEVVSARGSLSSEEAFDNNEEECHTTNSIMNEYEGSKRITDSNVTSDSESSDSESSDDPELSQTFDVTESTQDQDPENDLSSKEDSSPSSTDVQSQPFSRENFATWQRIIRLDAIRANEDWISYSPSQATVTDAKAHRAAEAVRLKDYEHLIPSRIFHAARLVAILEAYAMYDPEIGYCQGMSDLLSPIIAVVTEDHEAFWCFVGFMKKARHNFRLDEVGIRRQLNIVSKIIKYKDSHLYRHLEELQAEDCFFVYRMVVVLFRRELTFEQTLCLWEVVWADQAAIRAGIGKSAWSRIRQRAPPTDDLLLYAIAASVLQRRKQIVEKYNSMDEILRECNSMAGHLDVWKLLDDAHHLVVNLHDKIETH